A window of Flavobacterium branchiarum genomic DNA:
TGGTGCTTTATCTCCTACTTGTAATGTTGTCATATTTATTGGATTATTAGATTGTTAGACTTGCTTAGATATTTAGATTGCTAGAATGTTAGATTATTTAACTGTTAGACTACTCATTTTTTTGATTTTTAATTACAACAATACTTAATACTTAATACTTAATACTTAATACTTAATACTTAAAAACATGGAGCTGTAACTAAAATCTGAATTAGGCTTCTCTTAAAAATTGTATTATTTTTACGGGATTAAATTTACGGAAATGAACAAACAAGAACGGGTAACTTTTGTTATAAATACGTTAAAAGAATTATATCCAACTATCCCTGTGCCTCTTGACCACAAGGATCCCTATACTTTATTGATTGCTGTATTATTATCGGCTCAATGCACTGATGTTCGTGTCAATCAAATTACACCAATACTATTTGCAAAGGCTGATAATCCGTATGATATGGTAAAAATGACTGTTGAAGAAATTCGTGATATTATTCGCCCTTGTGGATTATCACCTATGAAATCTAAAGGTATTCATGGTTTGTCGCAAATTCTGATTGATAAACATGGTGGTGAGGTTCCGCAGAGTTATGAATATTTAGAAGAATTGCCTGCAGTAGGTCATAAAACAGCTGGTGTTGTGATGTCTCAAGCCTTTGGTGTTCCTGCATTCCCTGTAGACACTCATATTCATAGATTAATGTACCGATGGAATTTATCTAACGGAAAAAATGTAACACAAACTGAGAAAGATGCTAAACGCCTTTTTCCTGAAGAAGTTTGGAATGATTTACATCTTGAAATTATATGGTATGGCCGAGAATATTCTCCTGCTCGTGGTTGGGATCTTGAAAAAGACATCATTACAAAAACCATTGGAAGAAAATCGGTGATAGATGATTATTATGAAAGTCAAGCTCCTAAAAAGCAAAAAAATCACTAATTGCTTACTGCATTTAGTGATTTTTTTATCAAACGACCAATTTGATTAATTCATTTACTTTCAAAACATCCGACAAGTATTGTGGGCTGTTTAATTAGCTATAATCTCAAAACTATTTTCGTTTATCTTTACTACTGTTAATGCTTGTGAATAGCTTAATAAAAAAGAAACGACTTCTTTGTTGGGTTTCAAGTTTGTAGTAACTGTTGTTTTTTTTGAGTAAATTTTTGCCATGCTAATAAATGTTTGTTTATATAACAACGGACTATTACTCAGTTTAGTATATCAATTAGTTAAAATAATTTGATGTTTTTCTATAATTTTTCTAATATTCATTAGTGCATATCTCATTCTTCCAAGAGCTGTATTAATGCTAACTCCTGTAACCTCAGATATCTCTTTAAAACTCATATCCTGATACATACGCATCACAAGTACTTCTTTTTGATCATTTGGGAGTTCTTCTATCAACTTTTTC
This region includes:
- a CDS encoding endonuclease III domain-containing protein — its product is MNKQERVTFVINTLKELYPTIPVPLDHKDPYTLLIAVLLSAQCTDVRVNQITPILFAKADNPYDMVKMTVEEIRDIIRPCGLSPMKSKGIHGLSQILIDKHGGEVPQSYEYLEELPAVGHKTAGVVMSQAFGVPAFPVDTHIHRLMYRWNLSNGKNVTQTEKDAKRLFPEEVWNDLHLEIIWYGREYSPARGWDLEKDIITKTIGRKSVIDDYYESQAPKKQKNH